A stretch of Phragmites australis chromosome 12, lpPhrAust1.1, whole genome shotgun sequence DNA encodes these proteins:
- the LOC133887136 gene encoding EPIDERMAL PATTERNING FACTOR-like protein 6, translating to MSRRRCHAAVLLAAVLFAAAMVVTTGRPIRLPAGALARRIDSSTMITRSTSTVDDDDTTPPRRRWLVGPGSSPPTCQARCGRCTPCRATRVAIHSEVGPQWEYYPEVWRCKCGNKLSMP from the exons ATGAGCCGGCGCCGGTGCCACGCCGccgtcctcctcgccgccgtcctcTTCGCCGCGGCCATGG TTGTCACCACGGGGAGGCCAATCCGTTTGCCAGCAGGCGCGCTCGCGAGGAGAATAGACTCGTCGACGATGATCACCAGGAGCACATCGACGGTTGATGACGACGATACCACGCCACCTCGCCGGCGGTGGCTCGTCGGGCCGGGGTCGTCGCCGCCGACGTGCCAGGCCCGGTGCGGGCGGTGCACGCCGTGCCGGGCGACCCGCGTGGCGATCCATTCGGAGGTGGGACCCCAGTGGGAGTACTACCCGGAGGTGTGGCGCTGCAAGTGCGGCAACAAGCTCTCCATGCCGTAG